In Variovorax sp. J2L1-78, the following are encoded in one genomic region:
- the metC gene encoding cystathionine beta-lyase, with protein MNTPASHASAFAQDTQIVHLGRDPDAYHGIVNPPVYHASTFIFNSVAQLLETRRDRASGAFEQFTYGREGTPTTRALEDAVTQLEGGYRAVVTSCGLGAICAALTAFLSTGDHLLIVDSLYGPVRQFCDEFLKKYGVEVTYYDPLIGADIAHLVQPNTKVIYLESPCSLTFEMTDVPAITAVAKARGIRTILDNTWASPLCFKPLAHGVDVSIHAATKYISGHSDLMLGIAVCNEASFIPVKKTASGSGYCGGPDDVYMALRGLRTLGLRIPRHQETATTIAKWLQTRPEVSRVMYPALPDDPGHAIWKRDFTGASGLFGAVLQPCSDTQFAAMLDHLELFRMGYSWGGYESLVVPTYPATLRSARPWQEKGPALRLHAGLEDPDDLIRDLERGFARLAAAA; from the coding sequence ATGAACACACCCGCTTCCCACGCCAGCGCCTTCGCGCAAGACACGCAGATCGTCCACCTCGGCCGCGACCCCGATGCGTACCACGGCATCGTCAATCCGCCGGTCTATCACGCGTCCACCTTCATCTTCAATTCCGTCGCGCAGTTGCTGGAGACACGGCGCGACCGCGCCAGCGGCGCCTTCGAACAGTTCACCTACGGCCGCGAGGGCACGCCCACCACGCGCGCGCTGGAAGACGCGGTGACGCAACTCGAAGGCGGCTACCGCGCGGTCGTCACCTCCTGCGGGCTCGGCGCGATCTGCGCCGCGCTCACCGCCTTTCTCTCGACCGGCGACCACCTGCTGATCGTCGACAGCCTGTACGGCCCGGTGCGCCAGTTCTGCGACGAGTTCCTGAAGAAGTACGGGGTCGAGGTGACGTACTACGACCCGCTGATCGGTGCCGACATCGCGCACCTGGTCCAGCCGAACACCAAGGTCATCTACCTCGAGTCGCCCTGCTCGCTGACCTTCGAGATGACCGACGTGCCGGCGATCACCGCCGTGGCGAAGGCGCGCGGCATCAGGACCATCCTGGACAACACCTGGGCCTCGCCGCTGTGCTTCAAGCCGCTGGCGCACGGCGTCGACGTGTCGATCCATGCGGCCACCAAGTACATCTCGGGCCACTCCGACCTGATGCTGGGCATCGCGGTCTGCAACGAGGCCTCGTTCATCCCGGTCAAGAAGACGGCGTCCGGCTCGGGCTACTGCGGCGGCCCCGACGACGTCTACATGGCGCTGCGCGGCCTGCGCACGCTGGGCCTGCGCATTCCGCGCCACCAGGAAACGGCCACGACCATCGCGAAGTGGCTGCAGACGCGGCCGGAGGTCTCGCGCGTGATGTACCCGGCGCTGCCGGACGACCCCGGCCACGCGATCTGGAAGCGAGACTTCACCGGCGCCAGCGGGCTCTTCGGCGCGGTGCTCCAGCCCTGCAGCGACACGCAGTTTGCCGCCATGCTCGACCACCTCGAACTGTTCCGCATGGGCTATTCCTGGGGCGGCTACGAAAGCCTGGTGGTGCCGACCTACCCGGCCACGCTGCGCAGCGCGCGGCCCTGGCAGGAGAAGGGCCCGGCGCTGCGGCTGCACGCCGGCCTCGAAGACCCCGACGACCTGATCCGCGACCTGGAACGCGGCTTCGCACGACTCGCGGCCGCCGCCTGA
- a CDS encoding SDR family NAD(P)-dependent oxidoreductase: MNTLKGKVVFATGATKGLGAELALALAREGAHVAIVGRDTQSGNEVATAVRAIGSEAIVLQADVTDSDALDAAARAAHASFGRIDRLLCTAGVGSPRQPVWQSTAADYHACFDINVLGTMLAMRAVMPLLIAQGEGRVVVIGGTYGHKGVADAAIYAASKWAVRGLVKSAALEGGPHNVTVNTVAPGGIAGPRLKRLFEASALREGLPYETVLRRFTSKSALGRLVSGDDVAHAVIHLFSDGGRLITGQDIVVDAGTLV; the protein is encoded by the coding sequence ATGAACACACTGAAAGGCAAGGTGGTCTTCGCCACCGGCGCGACCAAGGGGCTGGGTGCCGAGCTGGCACTGGCGCTGGCGCGCGAAGGCGCGCACGTGGCGATCGTCGGACGTGACACGCAGTCCGGCAACGAGGTCGCCACCGCGGTGCGCGCCATCGGCAGCGAAGCCATCGTGCTGCAGGCCGACGTGACCGACAGCGATGCGCTCGATGCCGCCGCGCGCGCAGCCCACGCGAGCTTCGGCCGCATCGACCGGCTGCTGTGCACCGCCGGCGTCGGCAGCCCGCGCCAGCCGGTGTGGCAGAGCACCGCGGCCGACTACCACGCCTGCTTCGACATCAACGTTCTCGGCACGATGCTGGCGATGCGCGCGGTGATGCCGCTGCTGATCGCGCAGGGCGAAGGCCGTGTGGTGGTGATCGGCGGCACCTACGGCCACAAGGGCGTGGCCGATGCGGCCATCTACGCGGCGTCGAAATGGGCGGTGCGCGGGCTCGTGAAGTCGGCCGCGCTCGAAGGCGGGCCGCACAACGTCACCGTCAACACGGTGGCGCCGGGCGGCATCGCCGGGCCGCGGCTCAAGCGCCTGTTCGAAGCCTCGGCGCTGCGCGAAGGCCTGCCCTACGAAACCGTGCTGCGGCGCTTCACGTCCAAGTCCGCGCTCGGCCGGCTGGTGAGCGGCGACGACGTGGCCCATGCGGTGATCCACCTCTTCTCCGACGGCGGCCGCCTCATCACCGGCCAGGACATCGTGGTCGATGCCGGCACGCTGGTCTGA
- a CDS encoding ABC transporter permease produces MTGALTLTAQRLAGYAATIAVVALLWQAAIWVFAVPNYLLPSPGAAAQAMGENAGTIGHAAWLTVQSTVIGMAVATVAALVLALLFMASPTLDAALMPLIVVVRTVPMIAIAPVLVLIFGRDRWNGVGMVALLSFFQIMLAARKGFEAPSRHMLELMHCSGAGFWQTVFKLRVPCAMTHLFTGLRIASASAILCAMFAEWLSGAPGLGSLILDAYSRQNFALMWAAVGAGTTVSYLFFTFTIALERVVQDWSR; encoded by the coding sequence ATGACCGGTGCGCTCACGCTGACGGCACAGCGCCTCGCCGGCTACGCGGCGACCATCGCCGTCGTGGCGCTGCTGTGGCAGGCCGCGATCTGGGTCTTCGCCGTGCCGAACTACCTGCTGCCGAGCCCCGGTGCCGCGGCGCAGGCGATGGGCGAGAACGCCGGCACCATCGGCCACGCCGCCTGGCTCACGGTGCAGTCCACCGTCATCGGCATGGCGGTGGCCACGGTGGCGGCGCTGGTGCTGGCGCTGCTGTTCATGGCTTCGCCGACGCTCGACGCGGCGCTGATGCCGCTGATCGTCGTCGTGCGCACCGTGCCGATGATTGCCATCGCGCCGGTGCTGGTGCTCATCTTCGGGCGCGACCGATGGAACGGCGTCGGCATGGTCGCACTGCTGTCCTTCTTCCAGATCATGCTGGCGGCGCGCAAGGGCTTCGAGGCGCCGAGCCGCCACATGCTGGAGCTGATGCACTGCAGCGGCGCGGGCTTCTGGCAGACGGTCTTCAAGCTGCGCGTGCCCTGCGCCATGACGCATCTCTTCACGGGGCTGCGCATCGCGTCGGCCTCAGCCATCCTGTGCGCGATGTTCGCCGAATGGCTGTCGGGTGCACCGGGCCTCGGCAGCCTGATCCTCGACGCCTACTCGCGCCAGAACTTCGCGCTCATGTGGGCGGCCGTCGGCGCCGGCACGACGGTGTCCTATTTATTTTTCACTTTCACCATCGCGCTCGAGCGCGTCGTTCAGGACTGGAGCCGCTGA
- a CDS encoding ABC transporter permease yields the protein MSKASRHARRWLLPMAVFGALLAAAEAWVAHGGAPMTIPKPSGVLRLLWAEHAMLLQQLATTVLTAAYGFLIALMLALGIGFAVYAAPRSEGPVLTAGAVLSSIPMIAIAPILSVWLGLTLGTRVLITVVICVFPMLVSVVQGLRESKAGEQELFTVLAASRWQRFRLLALPSAVPLLFVGLKISAPLAVLGALIGEWNGAENGLGVVMLNAMFGLQVQRLWATVLIACAVSSLAYVYICLLERVAGYDRAPAPEAA from the coding sequence ATGTCGAAGGCTAGCCGCCACGCCCGGCGTTGGCTGCTGCCGATGGCGGTGTTCGGCGCGCTGCTGGCCGCGGCCGAGGCCTGGGTGGCGCACGGCGGCGCGCCGATGACGATCCCGAAGCCCTCGGGCGTGCTGCGCCTGCTGTGGGCCGAACACGCGATGCTGCTGCAGCAGCTCGCCACCACGGTGCTGACCGCCGCCTACGGCTTCCTCATCGCGCTGATGCTGGCGCTGGGCATCGGCTTCGCGGTGTACGCGGCACCGCGCAGCGAAGGGCCGGTGCTCACCGCCGGTGCCGTGCTCAGCAGCATCCCGATGATCGCCATCGCGCCGATCCTCAGCGTGTGGCTGGGCCTCACGCTCGGCACGCGGGTGCTCATCACGGTGGTGATCTGCGTGTTCCCGATGCTGGTGTCGGTGGTGCAGGGGCTGCGCGAGAGCAAGGCCGGCGAGCAGGAGCTGTTCACCGTGCTGGCCGCATCGCGCTGGCAGCGCTTCCGCCTGCTGGCGCTGCCGAGCGCCGTGCCGCTGCTGTTCGTCGGCCTCAAGATCAGCGCGCCGCTGGCCGTGCTGGGCGCGCTGATCGGCGAATGGAACGGCGCCGAGAACGGCCTGGGGGTGGTGATGCTCAACGCGATGTTCGGCCTGCAGGTGCAGCGCCTGTGGGCCACCGTGCTGATCGCCTGCGCGGTGTCGTCGCTGGCTTACGTCTACATCTGCCTGCTGGAGCGCGTGGCGGGCTACGACCGCGCACCTGCGCCGGAGGCGGCATGA
- a CDS encoding ABC transporter ATP-binding protein — protein MTAASASMAGLSVQHVSKSFALDGQAVPALADVSLDLEAGQFGALIGPSGCGKSTLLRMVADVFAPTAGHIAVDGAPPKQARRDHQIGFVFQEATLLPWRSVLENVRLPLELLGKSGYVPARTPEELVRLVGLSGYEHARPSQLSGGMQQRCAIARALVASPKILLLDEPFGALDEVMRYRMNFELLRIRAETQTTALMVTHSIEEAVLMADRIFVFAAKPGRIVETIDVEMPRPRRLATMDDPRFNATVDRVRRALFDQLPHALDHETADVEG, from the coding sequence ATGACCGCTGCAAGCGCATCGATGGCCGGCCTCTCGGTCCAGCATGTCTCCAAGTCCTTCGCACTGGATGGCCAGGCCGTGCCCGCGCTCGCGGACGTCAGCCTCGACCTCGAGGCCGGCCAGTTCGGCGCGTTGATCGGCCCCTCGGGCTGCGGCAAGTCGACGCTGCTGCGCATGGTGGCCGATGTGTTCGCGCCCACGGCCGGGCACATCGCCGTCGACGGTGCGCCGCCGAAGCAGGCCCGGCGCGACCACCAGATCGGCTTCGTGTTCCAGGAAGCCACGCTGCTGCCCTGGCGCAGCGTGCTCGAAAACGTGCGCCTGCCGCTCGAGCTGCTGGGCAAGAGCGGCTACGTGCCGGCACGCACGCCCGAAGAGCTGGTGCGCCTCGTCGGCCTGTCGGGCTACGAGCACGCGCGGCCTTCGCAGCTCTCGGGCGGCATGCAGCAGCGCTGCGCCATCGCGCGGGCGCTGGTGGCCTCGCCCAAGATCCTGCTGCTCGACGAGCCCTTCGGTGCGCTCGACGAGGTGATGCGCTACCGCATGAACTTCGAGCTGCTGCGCATCCGCGCCGAGACGCAGACCACCGCGCTGATGGTCACGCACTCGATCGAGGAAGCGGTGCTGATGGCCGACCGCATCTTCGTCTTCGCGGCCAAGCCCGGCCGCATCGTCGAGACCATCGATGTCGAGATGCCGCGCCCGCGCCGTCTCGCGACCATGGACGACCCGCGTTTCAACGCCACCGTCGACCGCGTGCGCCGCGCGCTGTTCGACCAGTTGCCGCATGCGCTGGACCACGAGACTGCCGATGTCGAAGGCTAG
- a CDS encoding ABC transporter substrate-binding protein, whose amino-acid sequence MPSHVATSVDRFRVPRLGRRGALAALGALPLAGLGALSFHVLAPGGAASSTRGLMTFDHQLGWVKGIQFGGYLAALDRGYLAEEGLDVNFVAGGPGTDYRTLVASGRAMTSESNVAGMIDGHLHGQPLVAFAAVMQHDPGAIMSPVGRPIRSVQDMVGKTLGVPNSVRAQLIPLIRRAGIDPASIRLVPVGSDPSLLASGQVDGYYSWSTTAVPALRKIGFDPHWMPLSDLGVPGYGQVLIARRDTLAQHRDALVRYTRALIRGWRWVVDNPQEAAEMIVRKYAPPGTDVAEQRGQADMMRDYIVGGDAKRHGLLWIDPAVFEKAVALGREAGSVPADAEVDVSRLVTQDIVRAALK is encoded by the coding sequence ATGCCAAGCCATGTTGCGACGTCCGTCGATCGCTTCCGCGTCCCCCGCCTGGGGCGTCGCGGTGCGCTGGCCGCGCTCGGCGCCTTGCCGCTCGCGGGCCTGGGCGCCCTGTCCTTTCACGTGCTGGCGCCGGGCGGCGCCGCATCTTCCACACGAGGTCTCATGACGTTCGACCACCAGCTCGGCTGGGTCAAGGGCATCCAGTTCGGCGGCTACCTGGCCGCGCTCGACCGCGGCTATCTGGCGGAGGAAGGGCTGGACGTGAACTTCGTCGCCGGCGGCCCCGGCACCGACTACCGCACCCTGGTCGCCAGCGGTCGCGCGATGACCAGCGAAAGCAACGTCGCCGGCATGATCGACGGCCACCTGCACGGCCAGCCGCTCGTCGCCTTCGCCGCCGTGATGCAGCACGACCCCGGCGCCATCATGAGCCCGGTGGGCCGGCCGATCCGCTCGGTGCAGGACATGGTGGGCAAGACGCTGGGCGTGCCCAACAGCGTGCGCGCGCAGCTCATCCCGCTGATCCGGCGCGCCGGCATCGACCCGGCCAGCATCCGCCTGGTGCCGGTGGGCAGCGACCCGTCGCTGCTGGCCTCGGGCCAGGTCGACGGCTACTACAGCTGGTCGACGACGGCGGTGCCGGCCCTGCGCAAGATCGGCTTTGACCCGCACTGGATGCCGCTGTCGGACCTCGGCGTGCCCGGCTACGGCCAGGTGCTGATCGCGCGGCGCGACACGCTGGCCCAGCACCGCGATGCGCTGGTGCGCTACACGCGCGCGCTGATCCGCGGCTGGCGCTGGGTGGTCGACAACCCCCAGGAAGCGGCCGAGATGATCGTGCGCAAGTACGCGCCGCCCGGCACCGACGTGGCAGAGCAGCGCGGGCAGGCGGACATGATGCGCGACTACATCGTGGGCGGCGACGCGAAGAGGCACGGCCTGCTCTGGATCGACCCCGCCGTGTTCGAAAAGGCGGTGGCGCTCGGCCGCGAGGCGGGCAGCGTGCCGGCGGACGCCGAGGTCGACGTGTCGCGGCTGGTCACGCAGGACATCGTGAGAGCCGCGCTGAAATGA
- a CDS encoding isopenicillin N synthase family dioxygenase → MSRSTAGVEDSIVARTVDLAEIPIIDFSPFRHGGEAGKKAVAAEIAHACERIGFFYLKGHDVPPQVLADTFDASKAFFHRPEEERRASAATLQWYRGWIPMPRREGALDRNSRLFEQYRIQADFPDEAEPDPIFNRPNRWPEDMPAFRAACQAHYAAMLALSRDLLRAFAIGLGLPEDRFDGYFDLPICQLSLLYYIPIPDGSDVEVSNTVSHTDEGPLTILAQDSIGGLEVKRRDGTWISAPPVPGAYTINIGDMMMWWSNGQFVSNYHRVRNKAGVERFSIPFFLNPDQDTVVAPLPELVARDGGVARFEPVHVGTHLKRFYARLEKSPGDFL, encoded by the coding sequence ATGAGCCGCAGCACTGCCGGCGTCGAGGACAGCATCGTCGCCAGGACGGTGGACCTCGCAGAGATTCCCATCATCGACTTCTCGCCCTTCCGCCACGGCGGCGAGGCCGGCAAGAAGGCCGTGGCCGCCGAGATCGCCCACGCCTGCGAGCGGATCGGCTTCTTCTACCTGAAGGGCCACGATGTGCCGCCGCAGGTGCTGGCCGACACCTTCGATGCATCGAAGGCCTTCTTCCACCGGCCCGAGGAAGAGCGCCGCGCCTCGGCCGCCACGCTGCAGTGGTACCGCGGCTGGATCCCGATGCCGCGCCGCGAAGGCGCGCTCGACCGCAACAGCCGGCTCTTCGAGCAGTACCGCATCCAGGCGGACTTCCCGGACGAGGCCGAGCCCGACCCGATCTTCAACCGCCCCAACCGCTGGCCCGAGGACATGCCGGCCTTCCGCGCCGCCTGCCAGGCGCACTACGCGGCGATGCTGGCGTTGTCGCGCGACCTGCTGCGCGCCTTCGCCATCGGCCTGGGCCTGCCCGAAGACCGTTTCGACGGCTACTTCGACCTGCCGATCTGCCAGCTCAGCCTGCTGTACTACATCCCGATTCCCGACGGCTCGGACGTCGAGGTGTCGAACACCGTGTCGCACACCGACGAAGGGCCGCTGACCATCCTCGCGCAGGACAGCATCGGCGGGCTCGAGGTCAAGCGCCGCGACGGCACCTGGATCTCGGCGCCGCCGGTGCCGGGCGCCTACACGATCAACATCGGCGACATGATGATGTGGTGGTCGAACGGGCAGTTCGTCTCCAACTACCACCGCGTGCGCAACAAGGCCGGCGTCGAGCGCTTCTCGATCCCGTTCTTCCTCAACCCCGACCAGGACACCGTGGTCGCGCCGCTGCCCGAGCTGGTGGCGCGCGACGGCGGCGTGGCGCGCTTCGAGCCGGTGCATGTCGGCACGCACCTCAAGCGCTTCTACGCACGGCTGGAAAAGTCGCCGGGCGACTTCCTGTGA
- a CDS encoding hydantoinase/oxoprolinase family protein: protein MTSASTSAGLARIGADIGGTFTDVVLETPTRRHSTKLLTTYDAPERALLDGIALLLAEAGLRADDVGLVVHGTTLATNALIERRGAKTALLTTEGFRDVLEMGTESRFDQYDIAMDKPPPLVPRRLRVPVRERMAADGAALLPLDEDGVRTAAAFFAAEGVESVAVAFLHSYVNPAHEQRAAALLREALPGVTISLSCEVSPEMREYERFSTTAANAYVQPIVASYLGRLDQKLRALGFGCPLFLMLSSGGLTTVETAARFPVRLVESGPAGGALFAAAVAAERGIARMLALDVGGTTAKLCYIDDGLPQSSQVFEVARVHRFRKGSGLPLRIPVVEMVEIGAGGGSIARIDGAGRLAVGPKSAASEPGPACYGRGGADPTVTDADLALGRIAADAFAGGKMRLDAEACATALLALPGLRQADAPARALGISEIVDEAMASAARVHAVELGLTLDARTLVAFGGCAPLHAARVAEKLGIDEVVIPRSAGVGSAVGFLRAPIAYEIARSLHQRLDAFDAGAVNTLLDAMTDEAHVIVRHGNAELPRGERRTAFARYRGQGYEIAIDVPARTLTVADAELLTAAFETAYRAHYGGLAVKLPIEILTWRVAVATAQPPVERIPEPAQRRNAEPDGHREVLDPGLGQVRRHALYRRTELRPGDTLSGPALIVEDETTTVVSPAFDARIDGHGYIVMTRRK from the coding sequence GTGACATCGGCATCCACGAGCGCAGGCCTGGCGCGCATCGGCGCCGACATCGGCGGCACCTTCACCGACGTGGTGCTGGAGACGCCGACGCGGCGCCATTCCACCAAGCTGCTCACGACCTACGACGCGCCCGAGCGCGCGTTGCTCGACGGCATCGCGCTCTTGCTGGCGGAGGCTGGCCTGCGTGCTGACGACGTCGGCCTGGTCGTGCACGGCACCACGCTCGCCACCAATGCGCTGATCGAGCGTCGCGGCGCCAAGACCGCGCTGCTGACGACCGAGGGCTTTCGCGACGTGCTCGAGATGGGCACCGAGAGCCGCTTCGACCAGTACGACATCGCCATGGACAAGCCGCCGCCGCTGGTGCCGCGCCGGCTGCGCGTGCCGGTGCGCGAGCGCATGGCCGCCGACGGCGCCGCGCTGCTGCCGCTGGACGAAGACGGCGTGCGCACCGCCGCCGCCTTCTTCGCGGCCGAGGGCGTGGAGAGCGTGGCCGTGGCTTTCCTGCACAGCTACGTGAACCCGGCGCACGAGCAGCGTGCCGCCGCGCTGCTGCGCGAGGCGCTGCCGGGCGTGACGATTTCGCTGTCGTGCGAGGTGTCGCCGGAGATGCGCGAGTACGAGCGCTTCTCAACCACCGCCGCCAACGCCTATGTGCAGCCGATCGTCGCGAGCTACCTCGGCCGCCTCGACCAGAAGCTGCGCGCACTGGGCTTCGGTTGCCCGCTGTTCCTGATGCTGTCCTCCGGCGGCCTGACGACGGTGGAGACGGCGGCACGCTTCCCGGTGCGGCTGGTCGAGTCCGGCCCCGCGGGCGGCGCGCTGTTCGCCGCCGCGGTGGCGGCCGAGCGCGGCATCGCACGCATGCTGGCGCTCGACGTCGGCGGCACCACCGCCAAGCTCTGCTACATCGACGACGGCCTGCCGCAGAGCTCGCAGGTGTTCGAGGTGGCGCGCGTGCACCGCTTCCGCAAGGGCAGCGGCCTGCCATTGCGCATCCCGGTGGTGGAGATGGTGGAGATCGGCGCCGGTGGCGGCTCCATCGCGCGCATCGACGGTGCCGGCCGCCTGGCCGTCGGCCCCAAGAGCGCGGCGTCGGAGCCCGGCCCGGCCTGCTACGGCCGCGGCGGTGCCGACCCCACTGTGACCGATGCCGACCTGGCGCTCGGCCGCATTGCCGCCGATGCCTTCGCCGGCGGGAAGATGCGGCTCGACGCCGAGGCCTGCGCGACGGCATTGCTTGCATTGCCCGGCCTGCGCCAGGCCGATGCGCCAGCCCGCGCGCTCGGCATCAGCGAGATCGTCGACGAGGCCATGGCCAGCGCCGCGCGTGTGCATGCCGTGGAGCTGGGCCTGACGCTGGACGCGCGCACGCTGGTGGCCTTTGGCGGCTGCGCGCCGCTGCATGCCGCGCGTGTGGCCGAGAAGCTGGGCATCGACGAGGTGGTGATCCCGCGCAGCGCGGGCGTGGGCTCGGCGGTGGGCTTCCTGCGCGCACCGATCGCCTACGAAATCGCGCGCAGCCTGCACCAGCGGCTCGATGCTTTCGACGCCGGCGCGGTCAACACGCTGCTCGATGCGATGACGGACGAAGCGCATGTCATCGTGCGCCACGGCAATGCCGAGTTGCCACGCGGTGAACGCCGCACCGCCTTCGCACGCTACCGCGGCCAGGGCTACGAGATCGCGATCGACGTGCCCGCGCGCACGCTCACCGTCGCCGATGCCGAGCTGCTGACCGCCGCCTTCGAAACGGCCTACCGCGCGCACTACGGCGGCCTGGCCGTGAAGCTGCCGATCGAGATCCTGACCTGGCGCGTGGCCGTGGCCACCGCGCAGCCGCCGGTCGAGCGCATCCCCGAGCCCGCGCAGCGCCGCAACGCCGAGCCCGACGGGCACCGCGAGGTGCTCGACCCGGGCCTGGGCCAAGTCCGTCGCCACGCGCTGTACCGACGCACCGAACTCCGCCCCGGCGACACGCTGTCGGGCCCGGCGCTGATCGTCGAGGACGAGACCACCACCGTGGTGTCGCCAGCCTTCGATGCGCGCATCGACGGGCACGGCTACATCGTCATGACGAGGCGGAAATGA
- a CDS encoding hydantoinase B/oxoprolinase family protein — protein sequence MTSTTSTAGVDDTLRDLRLQVMWTRLISVVEEAAQALMRTAFSTTVRDAGDLSAAVFDTQGRLIAEAVTGTPGHVNSMAEGVRHFIARFPIDTMAEGDHYITNDPWLTAGHLHDITVVSPVVMDGRVVGLLGCCCHQLDIGGLGQGPDGRSIFEEGLQIPLMKLASGGRINEDLLAILKQNVRTPLQVEGDVLSYIASNDTGARRLKAMLTEFGQLSLDALGDYILAQSLAATRERIAALPRGQWQSELTIDGYDAPITLRATLTITEDQVSVDYVGTDGAVPQGINVVLNYCRAYTVFGLKCVISPEVPNNHGALLPFVVDAPEGSILNALRPSPVAARHVIGQMLPDVVLGCLDQALPNRVPAEGSSCLWSVQLRGRVPGSAAATFDTVFFNSGGAGARPGQDGLDATAFPSGVRAMPVEVSEHGAPIVIWKKELRPDSGGAGRYRGGLGQTVEVGTRDGAAFEVLAMYERVATPARGRSGGGDGAVGVVRLTSGTLLRAKGLQTIPAGERLVLELPGGAGLGDARERSAVAAAADAAAGLVGAGR from the coding sequence ATGACTTCAACGACAAGCACGGCCGGCGTGGACGACACGCTGCGCGACCTGCGCCTGCAGGTGATGTGGACGCGCCTGATCTCCGTGGTCGAAGAGGCCGCGCAGGCGCTGATGCGCACCGCCTTCTCGACCACAGTGCGCGACGCCGGCGACCTCTCGGCGGCCGTGTTCGACACACAGGGCCGGCTCATCGCCGAGGCCGTGACCGGTACGCCGGGCCACGTCAACTCCATGGCCGAAGGCGTGCGCCATTTCATCGCGCGCTTCCCCATTGACACGATGGCCGAGGGCGACCACTACATCACGAACGACCCGTGGCTCACGGCAGGCCACCTGCACGACATCACCGTCGTGAGCCCGGTGGTGATGGACGGCCGCGTGGTCGGCCTGCTGGGCTGCTGCTGCCACCAGCTCGACATCGGCGGCCTGGGGCAGGGCCCCGACGGGCGATCGATCTTCGAGGAAGGCTTGCAGATCCCGCTGATGAAGCTGGCCTCGGGCGGTCGCATCAACGAAGACCTGCTCGCCATCCTCAAGCAGAACGTGCGCACGCCGCTGCAGGTGGAGGGCGACGTGCTGTCGTATATCGCCAGCAACGACACCGGCGCGCGGCGGCTCAAGGCCATGCTCACGGAGTTCGGCCAGCTGAGCCTGGACGCACTGGGCGACTACATCCTGGCGCAGTCGCTGGCCGCGACGCGCGAGCGCATCGCGGCGCTGCCGCGCGGCCAGTGGCAAAGCGAGCTCACCATCGACGGCTACGACGCGCCCATCACCCTGCGCGCGACGCTCACCATCACCGAAGACCAGGTGTCGGTCGACTACGTCGGCACCGATGGCGCGGTGCCGCAGGGCATCAACGTGGTGCTGAACTATTGCCGCGCGTACACGGTGTTCGGCCTCAAGTGCGTGATCTCGCCCGAGGTGCCCAACAACCACGGCGCGCTGCTGCCCTTCGTGGTGGATGCGCCCGAGGGCAGCATCCTCAACGCGCTGCGCCCGTCACCGGTGGCGGCCCGCCATGTCATCGGCCAGATGCTGCCCGACGTGGTGCTGGGCTGTCTCGACCAGGCGCTGCCGAACCGCGTGCCGGCCGAGGGTTCGTCCTGCCTGTGGAGCGTGCAGCTGCGCGGCCGCGTGCCCGGCTCGGCCGCCGCCACCTTCGACACCGTGTTCTTCAACAGCGGCGGCGCCGGCGCCCGACCGGGGCAGGACGGCCTGGACGCCACCGCCTTCCCCAGCGGCGTGCGCGCCATGCCGGTGGAGGTGAGCGAGCACGGCGCCCCGATCGTCATCTGGAAGAAGGAGCTGCGCCCCGACAGCGGGGGCGCGGGCCGCTACCGCGGCGGCCTGGGCCAGACCGTCGAGGTCGGCACACGCGATGGTGCGGCCTTCGAGGTGTTGGCGATGTACGAACGCGTGGCGACGCCGGCGCGCGGGCGTTCCGGCGGCGGCGACGGCGCAGTGGGTGTGGTGCGGCTCACGTCCGGCACGCTGCTGCGCGCGAAGGGGCTGCAGACGATTCCGGCGGGCGAGCGGCTGGTGCTGGAGCTGCCGGGCGGCGCTGGGCTCGGCGATGCGCGGGAGCGCAGTGCGGTGGCGGCTGCGGCGGATGCGGCGGCGGGGCTGGTGGGCGCGGGGCGCTGA